In Ilumatobacter fluminis, the following proteins share a genomic window:
- the ligD gene encoding non-homologous end-joining DNA ligase translates to MGLEFPVGPMKATLGRLPADDDAWAYEVKWDGYRTIVHVDGGTVRVQSVSGRDVTDEYGELAGLADAVHADRAVLDGELVVLDDDGMPRFELMQRHAREVVFQAFDVLHLGGHDTIELPYEDRRRLLEQAVEPGANWTVPAHRIGGGQELFDATESQGLEGIMAKRLGSTYQPCKRSPNWRKIKHRRKVDVVIGGFTEGGGNRSSTFGALLVGRWDGDRLVFAGGVGTGFDQTTLAAMTPRLRDLEQTACPFDPLPPVSYRRGAHWIEPVLTATIEITEFTNDGHVRHATFLELT, encoded by the coding sequence ATGGGACTCGAGTTCCCGGTGGGGCCGATGAAGGCGACGCTCGGTCGGCTACCAGCGGACGACGACGCGTGGGCGTACGAGGTGAAGTGGGACGGCTACCGCACGATCGTGCACGTCGACGGCGGCACGGTGCGGGTTCAGTCGGTGAGCGGCCGCGACGTCACCGACGAGTACGGCGAACTCGCCGGTCTGGCCGACGCGGTGCACGCCGACCGAGCGGTGCTCGACGGCGAGCTGGTCGTTCTCGACGACGACGGGATGCCCCGCTTCGAGCTGATGCAGCGCCACGCGCGTGAGGTCGTGTTCCAGGCGTTCGACGTACTGCACCTCGGCGGGCACGACACCATCGAGCTCCCGTACGAAGACCGGCGACGGCTGCTCGAACAGGCGGTGGAGCCGGGCGCCAACTGGACGGTTCCGGCGCACCGCATCGGTGGCGGCCAGGAACTGTTCGACGCCACCGAGTCGCAAGGGCTCGAGGGCATCATGGCCAAGCGGCTCGGCAGCACGTACCAGCCGTGCAAGCGGTCGCCGAACTGGCGCAAGATCAAGCATCGCCGAAAGGTCGACGTGGTGATCGGCGGGTTCACCGAGGGCGGCGGCAACCGATCGTCGACGTTCGGTGCGCTGCTCGTCGGCCGCTGGGACGGCGACCGGTTGGTGTTCGCCGGCGGGGTCGGCACCGGCTTCGATCAGACGACCCTGGCTGCGATGACACCGCGCCTGCGCGACCTCGAGCAGACGGCCTGTCCGTTCGACCCGTTGCCGCCGGTGTCGTACCGTCGCGGCGCTCACTGGATCGAGCCAGTACTCACCGCAACGATCGAGATCACCGAGTTCACGAACGACGGCCACGTCCGCCACGCCACCTTCCTCGAACTCACCTGA
- a CDS encoding prealbumin-like fold domain-containing protein, producing MERTDSVTTWLRVVISAALVITLGTALTFAENAPVAEATNGTFFPTTSFQIDGNLTPTGTPAPDSAPPGSGDWTGTYGPGVTVDGYPTTGVYYNNRTPDPCNDSNDNIASGGIEVGEGPVWPEVTGEPNKKTDLLAIRLGAEAVAVPSGGGGSQINNILYVAFETCNPGASGTFNLTIFIEGGDGLPPYLVNGTATGSTDDYLVIFDFQGGSTGAGRLYDFGDGEWTLNSTITNTQFQQFLNTDRTVGEVALNLTSVGIPSDGTGAPGSPNEDSECRTITVSGQAATPTGGSLNSQVKDILDVDPLQISNCGNIDITKLAADGDATSATPFHYVLEQIDGADVHDAIPTLTSTPAGLGEPDGDLSEIDADIDLGETHQWMSVLAQPDYTLDEVSLPDGWELQSIECSYFDPFNPGQPTPAEGATWLNNSTAILFPETDPTFLIPPETFANRDVLPASCTIVNDALGITIQKVGTPDDGTTFTFDIDNGVAADLPVVINGDSVFQTVPDPGTYVITEDDINALDGGDLDPDWTLTDISCTDGDGATSPVYDLDARTATVVVDGSDDDIVCTFTNEQASRIVVEKVTDPDTGDTFDFDVVGPDTVALDGVGNGGSDNTGDIAPGDYTITEDLTGVNILADPDWVLTSVDCGSGDEPIIGGNSVSVGVAAGEVVTCTFNNQQQGSISIDKQVVDPGTTDIATDQDATFSFEGAVTGDITTTAGVTDNGDALTSNPVMPGSYTVTENTAATPGYTLESVDCTDPTGDSVQNGDGADIELGSGEAVSCTFTNSRNQATFTLQKQWGDGTLDGEVVDLDASAAGPAPIAAAIDTTATSPAGAAGTNTMTVYSGQTITLSETFQVAANGDAYTTTLSCGTLPAGMVLTPAVGNRSATLTVGNDPGDVTCTFVNTPKTAGVVLQKIWDDNSNVGDSVLLAASNGSGDGPDNAASVAADEPEFLGPDNTDDNSAFVPVVAGQTVTMLEAFQPLEAGDNYTTTFDCVGETGTITPTDAEPYGYTLDITPDDVAAGTQIVCSFTNTRIEVDLVLEKDWVDAKIDDAVTLSATGSDTTPIEYASTADTATETDTSGTFTVYAGETLTLAETWDTGDPAAYDTELVCVGATDTDPSDGLDIDPDDTSITCTWENTRRSVEVQVAKDVRPDGDDGTFSVTLNDVEVLTDVGDGDDVDPDAAADETSTPVTILVGDPVALEETATGPAGLENYTSTLACDNGITPADNDGVSGDFVVPSTLDSDSLITCTFVNTRKEAPITLTKSWGTSPVDDDVALLDITGGLGTVTPGVHSNDGGLDADQDATSTAYAGETLTLEELLGAEYDASWYDITLECNDTVGQFVIGGFATVGQETTGSITVPSDPTAITCEFTNQRKSAALVVDKSWVNGKAGDVAGITIAGIDPASPGTGDSTAIDGNFNDPNVAQLPVWVGEVVDVSEIITLTDPQDAPRYDTTLVCDDETSVDGRSGTVTVDADEAGTTITCDFTNTRRGVNLTLGKDWADSPDNGDAVDLSISGGLIEATVTAPEATNSNDGDDANDADAVARGLVGETLTLAEVFIGGDAANYDTDFECLDGQGALLDTQVTYVDGALTATLDITADLVGPVSCEYTNTRKRADFELQKTWLGSVEDDAVELTVDSTSNAAPVDALAPGGDGDSTEVVATTVYAGETLTVSEIIDPDGTNVGVYDPTGFTCVGTGNGTVAPDGLSSELTVTAAEIDAANLADATISCEFENSAQRGNIVIVKSIDGTTDGEFDFAGDWSADGIVTDPAATDPTAFSILTDGLNGSVTFTDVLVPKDGEPYSIVETDPTPEYDGTEVVCSSADADDTSTGGDTTPLTGSIDLDNGETVTCTFTNTERSTIVVVKDAQPDSAADFAFTGDLGAFTLDDDADGTLSNTFTSDLLNAEAGSTYTVNETPTPGWTLDIAASSCTNGDTFAGAGVVIDPDPGTTVTCTFVNTANPAGLTATKAVSGVEGAWGPFTFTLSGGTFTGDAAQDVDSADPVAQWTELVEGQTYTIVENEVPGYETGAEFACTLIDPNDPNNPVDLVDGSADAGFQFTAVAGGVFSCDITNVAIPADVSVAKTVSGVADTQAWSFDFSITAVSAGAAEPTLDSADTTVSDTGSVTSTDTVDWSGLTPGGTYTVAETAPGVGYLAGELVCTGVVDTDDAPQSVTFVAPLGGDGVEISCDITNTAIPSEVSVTKTVDGGLDDAQAWAFEFTLSPDATPAGSQTASGTGDGNDTVTWTGLVPGETYTVAEVLPGDNSTTYDNGVLTCSIGDSVDDQTVSFVAPLGNDGVEVACTVTNTAQSDVSYDKVLTGDPVRNDDGTWSIGYTLTVENAADAGAGTYDLSDTFLFGEGVSIVADSAAVANTTPGTITTNAAFDGDTDPVIVTGEAIAAGATHTYVVTVDVTIEVGPDTDGDCVREDDGGTGFLNEMSIAIDGGEPQTTDACAGFATLTLVKVVVNDDGGNATVADFPLTADGPVTLTGISGTDAVSSAVPAGSYTLSEDQLVEGYLPSLFLCDAGTGTGTVTLADGDNATCTITNDDEPVDLEITKNDDGVTVIAGGAPFDYTITVQNVGTRDADLGEPVTVVDELPLPLQWVSFPDDCVQAGQTLTCDIDPALMTVGADPVVITATVSAPADAASGTYVNEATVTTEDDPVCEPIGDCEPPPCEEAASNNNIDCEPTPVDREGAIQIVKTDDVAAGDSVLPGESFEYTLEVTNIGTSSILPGLVVTDDLPAQLSLVSVSGGAGWTCNNADPIECTYAPSLAPGASTPDITVVVSVNADATGTEIDNTAVVQGAVDRECPEPTSGADLSEAFVPACNQVTDDDDETTPMTAQADLAIVKTASVATVGAGGEFNWVLDVENLGPAPAIDVVVGDLVPTDVTVTAVSSSFFDCSRSGNDVTCTRPQMAVGASGTITITVSVPANDEGGIVENVGTVEASTPDPNLDNNSDDASVVIVAQIPPTSVVPTPTIPATGSNSTEPVVKTAMVLLLLGALGLAAARRRRPDGVTTTI from the coding sequence ATGGAGCGGACGGATTCCGTCACGACCTGGTTGCGGGTCGTGATCTCAGCAGCACTGGTGATCACACTGGGCACTGCACTGACCTTTGCGGAGAATGCACCGGTTGCCGAAGCGACGAACGGGACGTTCTTCCCGACGACGTCGTTCCAGATCGACGGCAACCTCACACCGACCGGAACCCCGGCGCCCGACTCGGCGCCACCCGGGTCCGGTGACTGGACCGGTACCTACGGTCCCGGCGTCACCGTCGACGGCTACCCGACGACCGGCGTCTACTACAACAACCGCACGCCCGACCCGTGCAACGACTCCAACGACAACATCGCGTCGGGCGGTATCGAGGTCGGTGAGGGTCCGGTGTGGCCCGAAGTGACCGGTGAACCGAACAAGAAGACCGACCTCCTCGCCATCCGCCTCGGCGCCGAGGCCGTCGCCGTCCCCTCGGGCGGCGGTGGCTCGCAGATCAACAACATCCTCTACGTCGCGTTCGAAACCTGTAACCCCGGGGCCAGCGGCACCTTCAACCTCACCATCTTCATCGAGGGTGGTGACGGCCTGCCGCCCTACCTCGTCAACGGCACGGCGACCGGCTCGACCGACGACTACCTCGTCATCTTCGACTTCCAGGGCGGCAGCACCGGCGCCGGCCGCCTCTACGACTTCGGCGACGGCGAGTGGACGCTGAACTCGACGATCACCAACACGCAGTTCCAGCAGTTCCTCAACACCGACCGCACGGTCGGCGAGGTCGCCCTCAACCTCACGTCGGTCGGGATCCCGTCCGACGGCACCGGCGCACCCGGCAGCCCGAACGAGGACTCCGAGTGCCGCACCATCACCGTCTCCGGCCAGGCGGCGACCCCGACCGGCGGTTCGCTCAACTCGCAGGTGAAGGACATCCTCGACGTCGACCCCCTGCAGATCTCGAACTGCGGCAACATCGACATCACCAAGCTCGCCGCCGACGGCGACGCCACCTCGGCGACGCCGTTCCACTACGTCCTCGAGCAGATCGATGGAGCGGACGTCCACGATGCGATCCCGACGCTGACGTCGACGCCAGCAGGGCTCGGCGAGCCCGACGGCGATCTCAGTGAGATCGACGCCGACATCGACCTCGGCGAGACCCACCAGTGGATGAGCGTGCTCGCCCAGCCCGACTACACCCTCGACGAGGTGAGCCTGCCCGACGGGTGGGAGCTCCAGTCGATCGAGTGCTCGTACTTCGATCCCTTCAACCCCGGCCAGCCCACGCCCGCCGAGGGAGCGACCTGGCTCAACAACTCGACGGCGATCCTGTTCCCCGAGACCGACCCGACGTTCCTGATCCCGCCCGAGACGTTCGCCAACCGCGACGTGCTCCCGGCGAGCTGCACGATCGTCAACGATGCCCTGGGTATCACGATCCAGAAGGTCGGCACGCCCGACGACGGCACGACGTTCACCTTCGACATCGACAACGGTGTCGCCGCCGACCTGCCCGTCGTCATCAACGGCGACTCGGTCTTCCAGACCGTGCCCGACCCCGGCACCTACGTCATCACCGAAGACGACATCAACGCCCTCGACGGCGGTGACCTCGATCCCGACTGGACGCTCACCGACATCAGCTGCACCGATGGCGACGGCGCGACCTCGCCGGTCTACGACCTCGACGCTCGGACGGCGACGGTCGTCGTCGACGGGTCCGACGACGACATCGTCTGCACCTTCACCAACGAGCAGGCGTCGCGCATCGTCGTCGAGAAGGTCACCGATCCCGACACCGGCGACACGTTCGACTTCGACGTGGTCGGCCCCGACACCGTGGCCCTCGACGGCGTCGGCAATGGTGGTTCGGACAACACGGGCGACATCGCCCCCGGCGACTACACCATCACCGAAGACCTCACCGGCGTGAACATCCTCGCCGACCCCGACTGGGTCCTCACCTCGGTCGACTGCGGCTCGGGTGACGAGCCGATCATCGGCGGCAACTCCGTGTCGGTCGGCGTCGCAGCCGGCGAGGTGGTCACCTGCACCTTCAACAACCAGCAGCAGGGTTCGATCTCGATCGACAAGCAGGTCGTCGACCCCGGCACGACCGACATCGCCACCGACCAGGACGCCACCTTCAGCTTCGAAGGCGCCGTCACCGGTGACATCACCACGACGGCCGGCGTCACCGACAACGGCGACGCCCTCACCTCGAACCCGGTGATGCCGGGCTCCTACACCGTCACCGAAAACACCGCGGCGACGCCGGGCTACACGCTCGAGTCGGTCGACTGCACCGACCCGACCGGCGACTCGGTCCAGAACGGCGACGGCGCCGACATCGAGCTCGGCTCGGGCGAGGCCGTCAGCTGTACCTTCACGAACAGCCGCAACCAGGCGACGTTCACGCTCCAGAAGCAGTGGGGCGACGGCACCCTCGACGGCGAGGTCGTCGACCTCGACGCCTCCGCTGCCGGCCCGGCTCCGATCGCTGCGGCGATCGACACGACCGCCACGTCGCCCGCCGGAGCTGCCGGCACCAACACGATGACGGTCTACTCCGGACAGACGATCACCCTGTCCGAGACCTTCCAGGTCGCCGCGAACGGCGACGCGTACACGACCACGCTGAGCTGTGGCACCCTGCCCGCCGGCATGGTCCTCACCCCGGCCGTCGGCAACCGCAGCGCCACGCTGACGGTCGGCAACGACCCGGGTGACGTCACCTGCACCTTCGTCAACACGCCGAAGACCGCAGGGGTCGTGCTCCAGAAGATCTGGGACGACAACAGCAACGTCGGCGACAGCGTGCTCCTCGCCGCCAGCAACGGGTCGGGCGACGGTCCCGACAACGCCGCGTCCGTCGCCGCGGATGAGCCCGAGTTCCTCGGCCCCGACAACACCGACGACAACTCGGCGTTCGTGCCGGTCGTGGCTGGCCAGACGGTGACGATGCTCGAGGCCTTCCAGCCGCTCGAAGCCGGAGACAACTACACGACCACCTTCGACTGCGTGGGCGAGACGGGCACCATCACACCGACCGACGCCGAACCGTACGGCTACACCCTCGACATCACGCCGGACGACGTCGCAGCGGGCACGCAGATCGTCTGCTCGTTCACGAACACCCGCATCGAGGTCGACCTCGTGCTCGAGAAGGACTGGGTCGACGCGAAGATCGACGACGCCGTCACGCTGTCGGCCACCGGCAGCGATACGACGCCGATCGAGTACGCCTCGACCGCCGACACGGCGACCGAGACCGACACGTCCGGCACCTTCACCGTCTACGCCGGTGAAACCCTGACCCTGGCCGAGACCTGGGACACCGGTGATCCGGCCGCCTACGACACCGAACTGGTGTGTGTCGGTGCCACCGACACCGACCCGTCGGACGGTCTCGACATCGATCCCGACGACACCTCGATCACCTGCACCTGGGAGAACACCCGCCGCAGCGTCGAGGTCCAGGTCGCCAAGGACGTCCGCCCCGACGGCGACGACGGCACGTTCAGCGTGACCCTCAACGACGTCGAGGTCCTGACCGATGTCGGCGACGGCGACGACGTCGACCCCGACGCCGCCGCCGACGAGACCAGCACCCCGGTGACGATCCTCGTCGGCGACCCCGTCGCTCTCGAGGAGACCGCCACCGGCCCGGCCGGGCTCGAGAACTACACGAGCACGCTCGCTTGCGACAACGGCATCACGCCCGCCGACAACGACGGCGTGAGTGGCGACTTCGTCGTCCCGTCGACGCTCGACAGCGACTCGCTCATCACGTGCACCTTCGTCAACACCCGCAAGGAAGCACCGATCACGCTCACCAAGAGCTGGGGAACCAGCCCCGTCGACGATGACGTCGCCCTCCTCGACATCACCGGCGGCCTCGGCACCGTCACGCCCGGCGTCCACTCCAACGACGGTGGGCTCGACGCCGACCAGGACGCGACGAGCACGGCCTACGCCGGCGAGACGCTCACCCTCGAGGAATTGCTCGGCGCCGAGTACGACGCCTCGTGGTACGACATCACGCTCGAGTGCAACGACACGGTCGGTCAGTTCGTGATCGGCGGTTTCGCCACGGTCGGCCAGGAGACGACCGGTTCGATCACGGTTCCGTCCGATCCCACGGCCATCACCTGCGAGTTCACCAACCAGCGCAAGTCGGCCGCCCTCGTCGTCGACAAGTCGTGGGTGAACGGCAAGGCCGGCGACGTCGCCGGTATCACCATCGCCGGCATCGACCCGGCCAGCCCGGGCACCGGTGACTCCACTGCCATCGACGGCAACTTCAACGACCCCAACGTGGCGCAGCTGCCGGTCTGGGTCGGCGAGGTCGTGGACGTCAGTGAGATCATCACCCTCACCGACCCGCAGGACGCGCCCCGCTACGACACGACCCTCGTCTGTGACGACGAGACCTCGGTCGACGGCCGCAGCGGCACCGTGACCGTCGACGCCGACGAAGCCGGCACGACGATCACCTGTGACTTCACCAACACCCGCCGCGGTGTCAACCTGACGCTCGGCAAGGACTGGGCTGACAGCCCGGACAACGGTGACGCCGTCGATCTGTCGATCAGCGGCGGTCTCATCGAGGCGACGGTCACCGCACCCGAGGCGACCAACAGCAACGACGGCGACGACGCCAACGACGCCGACGCCGTCGCTCGTGGTCTCGTCGGCGAGACGCTCACGCTCGCCGAGGTGTTCATCGGTGGCGACGCCGCCAACTACGACACCGACTTCGAGTGCCTCGACGGCCAGGGAGCGTTGCTCGACACCCAGGTGACCTACGTCGACGGTGCGCTGACCGCCACCCTCGACATCACCGCCGACCTGGTCGGCCCGGTCAGCTGCGAGTACACCAACACCCGCAAGCGCGCCGACTTCGAACTGCAGAAGACGTGGCTCGGCTCCGTCGAGGACGACGCGGTCGAACTGACCGTCGACTCCACCTCGAACGCCGCCCCCGTCGACGCCCTCGCCCCCGGCGGTGACGGCGACAGCACCGAGGTCGTGGCGACGACCGTCTACGCCGGTGAGACGCTGACCGTCAGCGAGATCATCGACCCCGACGGCACCAACGTGGGCGTCTACGACCCGACCGGCTTCACCTGCGTCGGCACGGGCAACGGCACCGTCGCTCCCGACGGCCTCTCGTCGGAACTGACCGTGACCGCTGCCGAGATCGACGCCGCCAACCTGGCCGACGCCACGATCTCGTGTGAGTTCGAGAACAGCGCCCAGCGCGGCAACATCGTCATCGTCAAGAGCATCGACGGCACCACCGACGGCGAGTTCGATTTCGCCGGCGACTGGTCGGCCGACGGGATCGTCACCGACCCCGCCGCCACCGACCCGACCGCCTTCTCGATCCTCACCGACGGCCTGAACGGCTCGGTCACGTTCACCGACGTGCTCGTGCCGAAGGACGGCGAGCCGTACAGCATCGTCGAAACCGACCCGACCCCCGAGTACGACGGCACCGAAGTCGTCTGCTCGTCGGCCGATGCGGACGACACCTCGACCGGGGGCGACACCACGCCGCTGACCGGATCGATCGACCTCGACAACGGTGAGACCGTGACCTGCACGTTCACCAACACCGAGCGCTCGACGATCGTCGTCGTCAAGGACGCCCAGCCCGACTCGGCTGCCGACTTCGCCTTCACCGGCGACCTCGGAGCGTTCACGCTCGACGACGACGCCGACGGCACGCTGTCGAACACCTTCACGTCCGACCTCCTGAATGCCGAGGCCGGTTCGACCTACACGGTGAACGAGACACCGACGCCGGGCTGGACGCTCGACATCGCCGCCTCGTCCTGCACCAACGGCGACACCTTCGCCGGCGCAGGCGTCGTGATCGACCCCGATCCGGGCACCACCGTGACCTGCACCTTCGTCAACACGGCCAACCCGGCCGGTCTCACCGCCACCAAGGCCGTGAGCGGTGTCGAAGGCGCATGGGGTCCGTTCACCTTCACCCTCTCCGGCGGCACCTTCACCGGTGACGCCGCCCAGGACGTCGACTCGGCCGATCCGGTCGCTCAGTGGACGGAGCTGGTCGAGGGTCAGACCTACACCATCGTGGAGAACGAGGTCCCCGGTTACGAGACCGGCGCCGAGTTCGCCTGCACCCTGATCGACCCGAACGACCCGAACAACCCGGTCGACCTCGTCGACGGCAGCGCCGACGCGGGCTTCCAGTTCACGGCCGTCGCCGGAGGCGTGTTCTCCTGCGACATCACCAACGTGGCCATCCCCGCCGACGTCTCGGTCGCCAAGACCGTCTCCGGCGTGGCCGACACGCAGGCCTGGTCGTTCGACTTCTCGATCACGGCCGTGTCCGCCGGCGCCGCCGAGCCCACGCTCGACAGCGCCGACACCACGGTCTCCGACACCGGCTCCGTCACCTCGACCGACACGGTCGACTGGAGCGGGCTCACCCCGGGTGGCACCTACACCGTCGCCGAGACGGCGCCTGGTGTCGGCTACCTGGCCGGCGAGCTCGTCTGCACCGGCGTGGTCGACACCGACGACGCTCCGCAGAGCGTCACCTTCGTCGCCCCGCTCGGTGGCGACGGCGTCGAGATCAGCTGTGACATCACGAACACGGCGATCCCGTCGGAGGTGTCGGTGACGAAGACGGTCGACGGTGGCCTCGACGACGCCCAGGCATGGGCGTTCGAGTTCACCCTGTCGCCCGACGCCACACCGGCCGGCTCGCAGACGGCGAGCGGAACCGGCGACGGCAATGACACCGTCACCTGGACCGGTCTGGTCCCCGGTGAGACGTACACCGTCGCCGAGGTCCTGCCCGGCGACAACAGCACCACGTACGACAACGGCGTCCTCACCTGCTCGATCGGCGACAGCGTCGACGACCAGACCGTGAGCTTCGTCGCCCCGCTCGGCAACGACGGCGTCGAGGTGGCCTGCACGGTCACCAACACGGCGCAGTCCGACGTCTCGTACGACAAGGTCCTCACCGGTGATCCGGTGCGCAACGACGACGGCACCTGGTCGATCGGCTACACGCTGACCGTCGAGAACGCCGCCGACGCAGGCGCCGGCACCTACGACCTGTCTGACACCTTCCTGTTCGGTGAAGGCGTCTCGATCGTCGCCGACTCGGCGGCCGTCGCCAACACGACGCCGGGCACCATCACCACCAACGCCGCCTTCGACGGCGACACCGATCCGGTCATCGTGACCGGTGAGGCGATCGCTGCCGGGGCAACCCACACCTACGTCGTCACGGTCGACGTGACCATCGAGGTGGGTCCCGACACGGACGGCGACTGTGTGCGTGAGGACGACGGCGGCACCGGCTTCCTGAACGAGATGAGCATCGCCATCGACGGTGGAGAACCCCAGACGACCGACGCATGCGCCGGCTTCGCCACGCTCACCCTCGTCAAGGTGGTCGTGAACGACGACGGTGGCAACGCCACGGTCGCCGACTTCCCGCTCACCGCCGACGGTCCGGTCACCCTGACCGGCATCTCGGGCACCGACGCCGTCTCCTCGGCGGTTCCGGCCGGCAGCTACACCCTCTCCGAAGACCAGCTGGTCGAGGGCTATCTGCCGAGCCTGTTCCTCTGCGACGCCGGCACCGGCACCGGCACCGTGACACTCGCCGACGGTGACAACGCAACCTGCACGATCACCAACGACGACGAGCCGGTCGACCTGGAGATCACCAAGAACGACGACGGCGTGACCGTCATCGCCGGAGGTGCTCCGTTCGACTACACCATCACCGTCCAGAACGTCGGTACCCGCGACGCAGACCTCGGTGAGCCCGTCACCGTCGTCGACGAACTGCCGCTCCCGCTGCAGTGGGTCTCGTTCCCCGACGACTGCGTGCAGGCGGGTCAGACGCTGACCTGCGACATCGACCCGGCCCTCATGACCGTCGGTGCCGACCCCGTCGTCATCACCGCCACCGTGAGCGCCCCGGCCGACGCCGCATCGGGCACCTACGTCAACGAGGCGACGGTCACCACCGAGGACGACCCGGTCTGTGAGCCGATCGGCGACTGCGAGCCGCCGCCGTGCGAAGAGGCCGCCTCGAACAACAACATCGACTGCGAACCCACCCCGGTCGATCGCGAAGGTGCGATCCAGATCGTGAAGACCGACGATGTCGCCGCCGGCGACTCGGTCCTGCCCGGTGAGTCGTTCGAGTACACCCTCGAGGTGACCAACATCGGCACGTCGTCGATCCTGCCCGGCCTGGTCGTCACCGACGATCTGCCCGCCCAGCTCTCGCTGGTGTCGGTCAGCGGCGGTGCCGGCTGGACCTGCAACAACGCCGACCCGATCGAGTGCACCTACGCACCGTCGCTGGCCCCAGGTGCGTCGACGCCCGACATCACCGTCGTGGTGTCGGTCAACGCCGACGCCACGGGCACCGAGATCGACAACACTGCCGTCGTGCAGGGTGCCGTCGATCGCGAGTGCCCCGAGCCCACCAGCGGCGCCGACCTCTCCGAGGCGTTCGTCCCGGCCTGTAACCAGGTCACCGACGACGACGACGAGACGACGCCGATGACGGCACAGGCCGACCTGGCGATCGTGAAGACCGCCTCCGTCGCCACCGTCGGTGCCGGCGGCGAGTTCAACTGGGTCCTCGACGTCGAGAACCTCGGCCCGGCACCCGCCATCGACGTGGTCGTCGGCGACCTCGTCCCGACCGACGTCACGGTCACGGCCGTGAGCTCGTCGTTCTTCGACTGCAGCCGCAGCGGGAACGACGTCACCTGCACCCGGCCTCAGATGGCCGTCGGCGCCAGTGGCACGATCACCATCACGGTGTCCGTGCCGGCGAACGACGAGGGTGGCATCGTCGAGAACGTGGGCACGGTCGAGGCGTCGACGCCCGACCCGAACCTCGACAACAACAGCGACGATGCGTCCGTCGTGATCGTGGCGCAGATCCCGCCGACGAGCGTCGTCCCGACGCCGACCATCCCCGCAACGGGTAGCAACTCCACCGAGCCGGTCGTCAAGACTGCCATGGTGCTCCTGCTGCTCGGTGCGCTGGGCCTGGCGGCCGCCCGCCGTCGTCGCCCCGATGGGGTGACGACGACGATCTGA
- a CDS encoding aminotransferase class V-fold PLP-dependent enzyme yields MQELVEEAVTLDAGDPLAGWREEFVIADPELAYLDGNSLGMPTKRAFERVEQVMRDDWAAGLIRSWDHWLDWPQAVGAELAPLIGAEPHEVVVHDSTSVNLFQLITAAVGLRPDRRVIAVDPADFPTDRYIVESIAAARDLEVRAGFDQLDDVAVAVRSMVDYRSAEIVDVATEAARAREAGAVVVWDLSHAAGLLPVRVHEVGIDLAVGCTYKFLNGGPGAPAFTFVRADLIEQLDEPFHGWFAQTDQFAMGDTFTPRADIGRFRIGTPSILSLVAAQAGIEVSAAAGIEAIRAKSVELGRFGLRCCDALGLSTSTPRDDDRRGGHLCVHEPDARRIVAEMTEHDRVLADFREPDVVRLGCSPLTTRFADVARATIAVANRR; encoded by the coding sequence ATGCAGGAGCTGGTGGAGGAGGCGGTGACGCTCGATGCGGGCGACCCGTTGGCGGGATGGCGCGAGGAGTTCGTGATCGCCGACCCCGAGTTGGCGTACCTCGACGGCAACTCGCTCGGCATGCCGACGAAGCGGGCGTTCGAACGCGTCGAACAGGTGATGCGCGACGACTGGGCGGCGGGGCTCATCCGGAGCTGGGACCACTGGCTCGACTGGCCGCAGGCGGTCGGGGCCGAACTCGCACCGCTGATCGGTGCCGAACCGCACGAGGTGGTCGTGCACGACTCGACGTCGGTGAACCTGTTCCAGCTGATCACGGCGGCGGTCGGTCTGCGTCCTGATCGTCGGGTGATCGCCGTCGACCCGGCCGACTTCCCCACCGATCGGTACATCGTCGAGTCGATCGCTGCCGCCCGCGACCTGGAGGTCCGCGCCGGATTCGACCAGCTCGACGACGTGGCCGTGGCCGTACGGTCGATGGTCGACTACCGCTCCGCCGAGATCGTCGACGTGGCCACCGAAGCCGCCCGTGCCCGCGAGGCGGGCGCCGTGGTCGTGTGGGACCTGTCGCACGCTGCCGGCCTGCTGCCCGTGCGGGTGCACGAGGTGGGGATCGATCTCGCCGTCGGCTGCACCTACAAGTTCCTGAACGGCGGACCGGGCGCTCCTGCGTTCACCTTCGTGCGAGCCGACCTGATCGAGCAGCTCGACGAGCCGTTCCACGGTTGGTTCGCCCAGACCGACCAGTTCGCCATGGGCGACACCTTCACACCGCGTGCCGACATCGGGCGGTTCCGCATCGGCACCCCGTCGATCCTGAGCCTCGTGGCGGCGCAGGCGGGTATCGAGGTCAGCGCGGCGGCGGGTATCGAGGCGATCCGAGCGAAATCGGTCGAGCTCGGACGGTTCGGCCTCCGATGCTGCGACGCCCTCGGGCTCTCGACGTCGACCCCGCGGGACGACGATCGGCGCGGCGGCCACCTGTGCGTGCACGAACCCGACGCTCGACGGATCGTCGCCGAGATGACCGAGCACGACCGCGTCCTGGCCGACTTCCGCGAACCCGACGTGGTGCGACTCGGTTGCTCGCCGCTGACGACCCGGTTCGCCGACGTCGCACGGGCGACGATCGCCGTCGCCAACCGCCGCTGA